In the genome of Quercus robur chromosome 3, dhQueRobu3.1, whole genome shotgun sequence, one region contains:
- the LOC126717381 gene encoding probable aldo-keto reductase 1: MAEGKEVQIPKVKLGNQGFEVSKLGFGCMSLTGAYNSPIPEEDGISIIKYAFSKGITFFDTSDAYGPHSNEILLGKALKQLPREKIQIATKFGIEKVGFPHMQVNGSPEYVRSCCEASLKRLDVQYIDLYYQHRVDTKVPIEDTVGELKKLVNEGKVKYIGLSEASPDTIRRAHAVHPITAVQMEWSIWTRDIEDEIIPLCRELGIGIVPYSPLGRGFFAGKGVVENLDANSSLALHPRFQGENLDKNKTIYSRIENLARKHQCSPAQLALAWVFKQGQDVAPIPGTSKIKNLENNIGSLNVKLTEEDLKEISDAVPIKDVAGGRSYQNMDHFQWKFANTPPKN; this comes from the exons ATGGCAGAAGGGAAAGAAGTCCAAATTCCAAAGGTGAAACTGGGCAATCAAGGCTTTGAG gtctcAAAGCTGGGGTTTGGATGTATGTCCCTGACTGGAGCCTACAATTCTCCTATCCCTGAGGAGGACGGGATCTCAATAATAAAGTACGCTTTCAGTAAGGGTATCACTTTCTTTGATACATCTGACGCTTATGGACCCCATTCTAATGAAATTCTGCTGGGAAAG GCCTTGAAGCAGTTGCCAAGAGAGAAAATTCAGATAGCCACCAAATTTGGCATTGAAAAAGTAGGATTTCCTCACATGCAAGTTAACGGTAGCCCTGAGTATGTTCGCTCATGCTGTGAGGCTAGCTTGAAGCGTCTTGATGTGCAATACATTGATCTGTATTATCAACATCGGGTAGACACAAAAGTACCCATAGAAGACACT GTTGGTGAACTTAAGAAACTGGTAAATGAGGGAAAAGTCAAGTATATTGGTCTATCTGAAGCCAGCCCTGATACAATAAGGAGGGCACATGCTGTGCATCCCATCACAGCTGTACAAATGGAGTGGTCTATCTGGACTCGTGATATTGAGGACGAGATAATTCCACTATGCAG GGAGCTTGGCATTGGAATAGTTCCATATAGTCCTCTTGGCCGTGGTTTTTTTGCTGGCAAAGGAGTTGTGGAAAATTTGGATGCAAATAGCTCCTTG gCGTTGCACCCTCGTTTCCAAGGAGAAAATTTGGACAAGAACAAGACCATTTATAGTCGCATTGAAAACCTTGCTAGAAAGCACCAATGCTCTCCTGCTCAGCTAGCTCTTGCATGGGTTTTCAAACAGGGACAAGACGTTGCACCCATACCTG GGACAAGTAAGATCAAGAACCTGGAAAACAATATCGGCTCTTTGAACGTGAAACTTACAGAAGAAGACCTGAAGGAGATATCAGATGCTGTACCAATCAAAGATGTGGCAGGTGGAAGAAGCTATCAAAACATGGATCATTTTCAATGGAAGTTCGCTAACACTCCTcctaaaaattaa
- the LOC126719355 gene encoding disease resistance protein RPV1-like: MALVTIKGASSSSFTHQSKNFDVFLSFREEDTRYGFTGHLYNALHQKGINTFIDDDFQRREEIPTELLKTIESSKFLIIVFFQNYASSAWCLDELIKILELRNQKGKIGEALAKHEEQFKDSKKLKRWREALNEAANLSGWHYKYGYLEFKFIEGIVEEILSAILRDTPLYVAKYPIEINPRVKAIELLLDIESDGVHVVGIYGPGGVGKTTMAKATYNRIFNQFEGSCFLENIRDKSRTNDGITNLQKTLLFETLGDTNWNMANASRGINEIERRLNKKRILVILDDVDELGQIEKLLGKCDWFASRSRIIITTRDKHLLATLGEGHSSYKVKELDEHEVFELFSKHAFQKKQRMEDYLEIVNQVIHYANGLPLALVVMGADLCGRTKHEWKIALDKYERIPNKNIQGILKISYEGLDEIEQDIFLDIACFFKGLQKHYVIDVLDACDLCPDYGIQKLIDKCLITLGECNELLMHDLLQQMGREIVRQESPKKPEKRSRLWSSKDVLEVLNENKGSDHIQGIMLCSPENVQLKADFLKKMKNLRLLIISNAHVCGGIEYLPNGLRLLDWSEFPFSSLPTTFHPQKLIALKMPQSHIKLDKPFKFESLTYMDFSSCQEIEMLPDLSMATPNLKCLLSCQCKSLVEVHEFVGCLDKLIAWDLEGCTKLRSLPRLLKMKSLLYLCLFNCSSLENFPEISQEMGILVFLDVNKTAITKLPQSFGNLTRLEQLLLGSKDQLVHLPISIYDLQKLCELTIYGSAEFPRAFGGKLGLPQDIACLGLGSNISMDPQSSSGLSLHIDLPSFLSTSEFIVFKKVYFKSESLHVNSDGKDTRCEYEIVVPGNKVPKWFNHQSIENFISFSIGPEFPTISLSCFWIAG; the protein is encoded by the exons ATGGCGCTTGTGACCATTAAAGGAGCCTCATCTTCCTCTTTCACCCATCAATCCAAgaattttgatgtgtttttaAGTTTCCGAGAGGAAGATACCCGCTATGGTTTTACGGGTCACTTGTATAATGCTTTGCATCAAAAGGGTATTAATACCTTTATTGATGATGACtttcaaagaagagaagaaattcCTACGGAGCTTCTCAAAACCATTGAAAGCtcaaaatttttgataattgtATTCTTTCAAAACTATGCATCTTCTGCTTGGTGTTTGGATGAGCTTATCAAAATTCTTGAGT TACGTAACCAAAAGGGTAAGATTGGGGAAGCATTGGCtaaacatgaagaacaattCAAGGATAGCAAGAAGCTGAAAAGGTGGAGGGAAGCTCTAAATGAAGCTGCTAATTTATCGGGTTGGCATTACAAGTATgg CTATcttgaattcaaatttattgAAGGAATTGTTGAAGAGATCTTGAGTGCCATATTAAGGGACACACCACTATATGTTGCTAAATATCCAATTGAAATAAATCCTCGGGTAAAGGCCATAGAATTACTTTTAGATATTGAGTCAGATGGAGTACATGTGGTAGGAATATATGGCCCTGGTGGAGTTGGTAAGACAACAATGGCAAAAGCTActtataatagaatttttaatcaatttgaaggAAGTTGCTTTCTAGAGAATATTAGAGACAAATCAAGAACAAATGATGGCATAACCAATCTACAAAAGACACTTCTTTTTGAGACCCTAGGAGATACAAATTGGAATATGGCTAATGCATCTCGTGGAATCAATGAAATAGAGAGAAGGCTTAACAAAAAGAGGATTCTTGtaattcttgatgatgtggatgAATTGGGCCAAATAGAGAAATTATTAGGAAAATGTGATTGGTTTGCTTCTAGAAGTAGAATCATTATAACAACAAGAGACAAACACTTGCTAGCTACTCTTGGAGAAGGTCATTCATCCTACAAGGTTAAGGAATTAGATGAACATGAAGTTTTTGAACTCTTTAGTAAACATGCTTTCCAAAAAAAACAACGCATGGAAGATTATTTAGAAATTGTAAACCAAGTTATACATTATGCCAATGGCCTTCCATTAGCTCTAGTAGTAATGGGTGCTGATTTATGTGGAAGAACTAAACATGAATGGAAAATTGCGTTAGATAAATATGAAAGAAttcctaataaaaatattcaagGTATACTCAAAATAAGTTATGAAGGATTGGACGAAATTGAACAGGATATTTTCCttgatattgcatgtttcttcaAGGGACTCCAAAAGCATTATGTTATAGATGTACTAGATGCTTGTGATTTATGCCCAGATTATGGTATTCAAAAACTTATTGATAAGTGCCTCATAACTTTGGGTGAATGTAATGAATTGTTAATGCATGACTTGCTACAACAAATGGGTAGGGAAATTGTTCGTCAAGAATCACCAAAAAAGCCCGAAAAACGTAGCAGATTGTGGAGTTCTAAAGAtgttcttgaagtactaaatgAAAATAAG GGGTCGGATCATATTCAAGGCATAATGTTATGCTCGCCAGAAAACGTGCAATTAAAAGCAGACTTtcttaaaaagatgaaaaatcttAGATTGCTTATAATTAGTAATGCACACGTTTGTGGAGGCATTGAATATCTTCCCAATGGATTAAGGTTGCTTGATTGGAGTGAATTTCCTTTCTCTTCCTTGCCAACCACATTTCATCCTCAAAAACTCATTGCACTCAAAATGCCACAAAGCCACATCAAGCTGGACAAGCCTTTCaag TTCGAAAGCTTGACTTATATGGACTTCAGTTCTTGTCAAGAGATTGAGATGTTGCCTGACTTGTCAATGGCCACACCAAACCTAAAGTGTTTGCTTTCTTGTCAGTGTAAAAGTTTAGTTGAGGTTCATGAGTTTGTTGGATGTCTTGATAAGCTTATAGCATGGGACCTTGAGGGTTGCACTAAACTTAGAAGTCTTCCTAGGTTGCTCAAGATGAAATCTCTTTTGTATCTTTGTCTTTTTAACTGCTCGAGCCTTGAGAACTTTCCTGAGATTTCACAAGAAATGggaattttagtgtttttagaTGTGAATAAGACTGCTATTACAAAGTTGCCTCAATCGTTTGGAAATCTCACTAGGCTTGAGCAGTTACTCCTAGGTTCTAAAGACCAATTGGTACATCTTCCAATTAGCATTTATGACTTGCAAAAGCTTTGTGAGCTCACTATATATGGCAGTGCTGAATTTCCAAGGGCT TTTGGAGGAAAGTTAGGGCTTCCACAGGATATAGCATGTTTAGGTTTGGGAAGCAACATATCAATGGATCCACAGTCATCTAGCGGATTGTCACTTCATATTGACCTCCCTTCATTTCTCAGCACCTCTGAGTTCATTGTATTTAAGAAGGTTTACTTCAAATCTGAAAGCTTGCATGTTAATTCTGATGGCAAGGATACTAGATGTGAATATGAAATCGTAGTACCAGGAAATAAGGTTCCAAAGTGGTTCAACCATCAAagtattgaaaattttatatcattCTCCATTGGTCCAGAATTTCCAACAATTTCTCTGTCTTGCTTTTGGAttgctggatga